AAGCATGTGCCACTCTCGTTTTACGCTACGATAAGCAATCGGTAAAAATACGATAAAGGCGACACACCAACGAAGAAAAGCCAATGTAAGGGGTGGGATATTGCCACTCACGGCTCGGCCAATGACAAAATTACCACCCCATAGAACGGTAGCAAGTAATAATAACGCATATGGTGGGATTTTCATGAAGCGATAACTCCTTTTAATTTAAAATACTAATGTCAATTATAGGCATTAAGGGAGTGAATAATCAATGCTACATGTACCCATATGCTAGAATGAGAGAAAGAATAGGAGGAAGTAAAGTGATAAGTACAGTTGCACATTTAAAAAAAGGCGATACAGTTGGCATTGTATGTTTGTCCAGTCTAGTTGAGCCAGAGAAATTAGGAAATGCTTTAGCCTTTTTAGATGAGCTGGGTCTCCGCTATAAAATAGGGGATACGATAACGGCAAAACATGATTATTTAGCAGGTAGTGATGACGTAAGACTTGCAGACTTTCATGCTATGGTTCAAGATCCTGACGTAAAGGCCATCTTTTGCGTAAAGGGTGGCTATGGCTCTGCTCGTATTGCTGGAAAGATTGATTATGAGTTGCTAGCGGAAAATCCAAAAATTTTCTGGGGCTTTTCCGATCTTACCTATTTGCATTGTGCTATTAATGAGTATGCAAATATCGTGACGTTTCATGGACCGATGCTAATGGCTGCCAATAACATGGATGAGTTATCGAAAAAAATGTTTTTACAGCTGTTTTCTCCGATTGAAATACAGTATACAGAGGCTATTTCTCCATTAACTGTAGTTGCCCCTGGTTTTGCACGTGGACCAATTATTGGTGGTAATTTACGCCGTATAGTTAGCACTTTAGGCACAAAATTTGAGGTTCGGACTGAAGGCAGAATATTATTAATAGAAGATATTGCAGAGACAATTCCACGTATTGATTCGATGTTGCAACAGTTAAAACAAGCTAGAAAGCTGGAACAATTAGCGGGGGTAGTAATTGGTTCCTTTACAGAAACAGGAGCAAGTGATGAGGCTCTTCTAATGTTAATGCAAGAATATTTTGGTGATTTAGAAATACCTGTTGTAGCTGGTTTTAAAATAGGGCACGAAACGACGAATATTGCCATCCCATTAGGGGTCGATGCCATTTTAGATGCACAAGAAAAAGTGCTTCGAATTTTACCAGGCGTTCATTAAATGTTTGAATTGATAGAATTGTGTGAATTGTGTGGGTGACTGGCACTCGAGCAATATGAAAGCCGCAACTCTCGCTACACGCGATTTGTTGCGGCTAATGTTTTGCGTAAAATTGTGTGGGTGACTGGCACTTCTTAGTAAGGTTCGGCATCGTGGCCTTTATCGACTGCGTCTTTTGGTGCATTATCACCGTTAATGTTACCAAGAGGCTTTGCAGACGAAGCGTTTTGTTGCGCCTTTTGTAAACCTTCTTTTAGTAAGCGTCCATATTCCTCATCTGCTTCAGCAGCCAATGCAATCATCGCCTCTTGGATAGCTGTATTACATGCGGATAAATCCCGAATTAAATTTGCTAGTAGTTCGTCACGTTCCCATTGTTCAAAATTACGATAAGTTTCACCAGCTTGCTTCGTATTACTTTGGCGATCAATGGATTCGCGCACTAAATTACCTTCAATATATGGTGTGTATTCCTTCGCCGTTTGGGTAGCTTCTTTTAAACCATTTAACATTGATGGCTCATAATTAATATGTGGATTTTGTCCTGGTGCTAAATCTCGTTTATACATCATTTGCCCACCGTTTTGGTTGGTCGCCACTCGTTTTTTCGGCGCATTGATTGGTAATTGTAAATAGTTGGCGCCCACTCGATGACGTTGCGTATCAGAATAAGAGAAAGTACGCCCTTGGAGCATTTTATCGTCTGAGAAATCCAATCCATCAACGAGGACACCTGTGCCGAAAGTTGCTTGTTCTACCTCGGCAAAATAATCTTCAGGGTTTTTATTTAACACCATTTTTCCGACTGGATACCAAGGGAACTTGTCATTCGGCCATAGCTTCGTATCATCCAGTGGGTCAAAATCAAGCTCAGGATGAGGGCCATCCTCCATTATTTGTACATTTAACTCCCATTCAGGATAATCTCCACGTTTAATAGCATCATATAAGTCTTGTGTAGCATGGTTGAAATTCTTTTGTTGAATTTCTTCTGCTTCTTTTTGTGTTAAGTTTTTAATGCCTTGTAATGGCTCCCAATGGTACTTCACAAGGACTGCTTTGCCCTCACTATTTACCCATTTATACGTATTGACACCAGAACCTTGCATCATGCGATAGTTGGCAGGGATGCCCCAAGGTGAATAAATA
This genomic interval from Lysinibacillus sphaericus contains the following:
- a CDS encoding S66 peptidase family protein; translation: MISTVAHLKKGDTVGIVCLSSLVEPEKLGNALAFLDELGLRYKIGDTITAKHDYLAGSDDVRLADFHAMVQDPDVKAIFCVKGGYGSARIAGKIDYELLAENPKIFWGFSDLTYLHCAINEYANIVTFHGPMLMAANNMDELSKKMFLQLFSPIEIQYTEAISPLTVVAPGFARGPIIGGNLRRIVSTLGTKFEVRTEGRILLIEDIAETIPRIDSMLQQLKQARKLEQLAGVVIGSFTETGASDEALLMLMQEYFGDLEIPVVAGFKIGHETTNIAIPLGVDAILDAQEKVLRILPGVH
- a CDS encoding catalase → MNHSHEKDDTLTNRQGHPVTNNQNLRTVGNRGPATLENYDFLEKISHFDRERVPERVVHARGAGAHGYFETYGVVGDEPISNYTRAKVFQDKGKQTPVFVRFSTVIHGGHSPETLRDPRGFAVKFYTEDGNWDLVGNNLKIFFIRDAMKFPDMIHAFKPDPITNIQDVERFFDFCASSPESFHMVTFIYSPWGIPANYRMMQGSGVNTYKWVNSEGKAVLVKYHWEPLQGIKNLTQKEAEEIQQKNFNHATQDLYDAIKRGDYPEWELNVQIMEDGPHPELDFDPLDDTKLWPNDKFPWYPVGKMVLNKNPEDYFAEVEQATFGTGVLVDGLDFSDDKMLQGRTFSYSDTQRHRVGANYLQLPINAPKKRVATNQNGGQMMYKRDLAPGQNPHINYEPSMLNGLKEATQTAKEYTPYIEGNLVRESIDRQSNTKQAGETYRNFEQWERDELLANLIRDLSACNTAIQEAMIALAAEADEEYGRLLKEGLQKAQQNASSAKPLGNINGDNAPKDAVDKGHDAEPY